The nucleotide window GACCAGGCAATCATAAAGGGTGCTGCCGAGGCCGTTGTCTGATTCTCGGCTGGATGTCAGCTGGTTGACTGAGCCGCCGAAACGGGCGCTCAAGCCTTCATCGATATTAACCGTTCCCGGATGGGCCATTTTAAAAATGGAAACCGTCCCTTTCACTTCTCCTCTGTCGTTCCATACCCGCACATAATCCTGATCTTTCAAGCCTTTTTCGGCAGCGACGCTTTCGGCGATTTCCACTTTCAAATATGGTTCTGGCTGGAACAGGTGGAAATGTTGCGAATGGTTTGAACGCAGCGGATGAATCGTCAGCAATGTATAAGGGTATTTTTCAGCTAGCTCGGAATTGGTCCATTTTGTTTCGGTTGGCAGCGACAGCTTGATTTTTCCGTCCGCAACGGCGGATGAAGTGAATTCATACTTGCCGCTTGGCGTTTTGAAACTCCTGTCTGCCCAGGGAATTTTATCAACGGGAAGCTCAGCGAACTTTTCCACACGGATTTTATCAAGACTGATGCCCTTTTCAGTCAAAGCTGCAAGCCCCATGCCGATGAATTCTTCTCTGGTAAAATTAAATTCGTCCCCAAACCCTAATCTTGTTGCTAGTTCTTCCCAGATCCATGCGTCTGGCTTGGCCTCACCCGGCGGTTCTACAAGTTTTGGGCCATGGTTCACATAATGATGGTACATCGACGAATAATATACATCCTCCACTTCAAAAGCGGTCGCGGCTGGTAGAACATAATCAGCAAGTTCGGCTGTATCTGTCATGAACTGGTCAATCACGACGAGAGTTTCGAGCGATTCAAATGCCTTCCGAACCCGATTTGTGTCAGGAACCTGCGTCAGCGGGTTGCCGCAGGTGACGATCCCCATTTTGATTTCTGGATCCACAGCGCTAAGAATCCCCTCGGCCTGCCTCATCATCGTGAACGTGCGTGAAGCCTTCTTTTGTTCAGGCATCGCCATGTTCTGATAATCAAAGCTCTGCCCTACCTGTTTGTTGGCATAATTGGCTCCGCCGCCCGCAATTCCAATATTGCCGCTGACAGCGACCAGTGCGTCAAGAAGTCTAATCGTGTTGCCTCCATTTTCATAGCGCTGCATTCCAAGGCCCATGATCGTGGAAACCGGGCGGTCAGCATAAACCCCTGCAAGAAGGGTAATGATTTCGGCCGGAACCTCTGTCACTTGACTGATATATTCTAACGTCACGCTATCCAGCAGAGTCTTCAAGTCCTCGAACCCTACCGTCTGATTTGCCAAAAACTCAACGTCCTGCAGCTCCATCCGGAGCAACTCTTTCATGATGCCCGCCGCTAACAGCCCATCGAAGCCAGGCTTAATGGAGATATATTCATTCGCCAGCTTGGCAGTTGCATTATAAATAGGGTCAATTACATATATCTTCGTGCCATTTTTTTTCACAGCCTGGAGGTTCTGAAAAAGGTGCATATTCGTCCGGGCGACATTCCTGCCCCAGATGACGACATGTTTGCTATTTTCCAAATCCTCAGGTGCATGGCTGTACGCGTCACCGAAATCCCAGTTCTGTGCCTCAATACCAGAGCCCCAGCAGATTGAACCTGTCAATTCAGTCACTCCGCCATAAAGATTGAAAAAGCGGCTGTCTAAATTGGAAAGCAAACCACTGTTGGAGTAATCATGGCTGTGTAAAACGGAAATGGTACCAAAATTATCTTTATAATAGGCCAGTTTTTCAGCAATTTCACCTAACGCCTGCTCCCAGGAAATCTGCTGGAATCTGCCCTCGATTTTTTTCAGTGGATAGAGCAAGCGATCTTCTGAGTTCGCCCTGTTCTCAAGCATCCTGCCGCGGCCGCAAATTTTGCCCTGGGTAATAGGGTGCTCGGGGTTGCCTTCTACCTTTGTTACTTTTCCGTCCTCCACGGTAACAAGGAACCCGCAGCTGTCCCAGCAATTCAACGGACAGGCTGAATGATGTACTGTTGCCATTTCCTCATCTCCCCACTTCTTCTCTATATCGTTCATTAATTTTAATACTAAGGATAATACAATATTGATAAAAAAAGAAGCAGGATTATTCTCCCTGCTTCGATAAAACCTTCTTCACTTTTCGTGTGAACTCTTTTCTTGGAATTAAGACACTGTGCTCGCAGCCTTCACATTTGATTCGGATATCCATGCCAAGACGGATGATTTTCCACTTGTTGGTGCCGCAAGGATGTGGTTTTTTCATTTCAACAACATCATTCAGTTGAAACTCGTGCTCCAATTTCAAAACCTCCTTGTTTATTTACCGAATTCTTTCTGCTCTCCGCCTTCCTGGCGTGAGTACATGACCATACGAGGAAATGGAATTTCAATTCCATTTTCATCAAGAACTAGTTTGATGTCCTTGCGCATCTTTCTTCCAATATACCAATGCTTCATCGGAAGAGTTTCCGCAACAATCCGCAGGATGACTTCAGACGCTGCGAATTGCTGAACCCCTAAAAGCTCTGGCGTCTTGACGAGTTCAGGATATTTCTCAGTCGTTGTCTCGAGGTACTCCTGGATGACTTTTTCTGCGTGATCTATATCCCCTTCATAAGCAATGCCGATATCCAGGACAGCGACACTGTTATAAAGCGAAAAATTGGTGACTTCCACGATACTTCCGTTGGGCAAAATATTCATTTCCCCTGTAAAGTTTTTAATCTTCGTCGTCCGCAGCCCGATTTCCTCCACAGTTCCTTCAAATTGGCCAATTCTTACATAATCTCCTACCGAGAATTGGTCTTCGAAAATAATGAAGAAGCCGGTGATGATGTCTTTCACGAGACTTTGTGCACCGAAGCCGACTGCCAAACCGACAATCCCGGCACCGGCAAGCATCGCCTTTACATCAATTGTCAGCGCTGCAAGAATGGACATAATCGCAATAAAATAGACAACATATGATAGCACATTTTCCAGCAATTTCATTAAGGTAGCTTCACGCCGTTCCGTAATCCGGAGAGGTCCTCTCGTCCTGACCTTAAAGAAGTTGCGGATTGCAATCTTTCCGACTCGGATAAACAAGCCAGTTATGATCAGGATTGCAATGATTTTCAAAACACCTTCCCCAATTGCAAACCAAAGCTTATCGTCCGTGAGTTGATTGCTTATATTATTTAAAACTTTCTGCGTCCTTGTCAGACTCTCTTCTGCTTTCGTCATTTTTTTCACCTGCCCGTAAAATTCATCCATCTATCAAACGTTATGTAACAAAGTAGAAGATTTCATACAAACACATCCATTTTAACAAGTTTTATAATGTAGTTAAAGAAGAGTGTTTGCCTGATGGCATAACAACATTTAAAAAGGTTGATTCCTCTCCTTTTATTGGAGTTGATGACGCAAAATATTGTTTTTACTCCTGTTGATTGTAGTGGAAGGTGCGTAGACTCCTCCAAAAATGCTAACGCATTTCCATCGTGCGTGGGCTAATTCGAGGAAGCTATTCAGTGTCCTGCGGGCTTGCTTAGCTGGTCAGGTGAGACCTAGGTGAAATGATTCACGTGAGGAATCATTTGCACCCCGCAGGAGCATAGCGACGATGAGGCTCAGCGCCAGCCCCAAGGAAGAATTGCTTATGAAAAAGACGGCAGTTGGTCTTTTTCATATTCTTCCAGCGGAAAGCGAAGCTCCTGGAACGAAAATCAACAGCCTTGTTCAACAGAATCATTTCATTATATTAATATAACATCAACACTTTTTAAAAGGGCCCATAACATCAAAAACCTTCGTTGGTAAAAATAAGACCTTATACCTCTATAAAAGATTCACTGCTCCAAAAGACCCTGTTTAAATCTTTCTGTTTACAGGTATGTATAGATTACAAAAAAAGTCCGTATACTGATAGTACGAATTTTAAGGAGTTGATCCAATGAATCTCAAAAACCATTTTTTCGAGCGGAAAAACAGTGTGGCGAAAATCAATCATGAGGATGAGCTGGCGGCCGAAAAGCTGGCTTCTGAAATCCTGGACCTTCTTCCTAACTTCAGTGCCAGGCCCATTGTTTTTGTCTGCATTGGAACTGACCGCTCCACCGGTGATTCATTGGGTCCGCTGATCGGAACACTGCTGGAAGAAAAGGATATCGCTCCATATCATGTGTATGGGACGCTCGATGATCCGATACATGCTGTCAATATGGATGCCAAGCTGACGGAAATCAAGCAAAAGCACTTTAATCCATTCATAATCGGCATAGACGCATGTCTTGGACGTTTGAAAAGCGTCGGCTCGATCCAGGTTGCCAATGGGCCTGTCAAGCCAGGTGCCGGTGTGAACAAGGAACTGCCGGAAGTCGGGGATATGCATATTACAGGAATTGTTAATGTCAGCGGTTTTATGGAGTTCTTCGTTTTACAGAACACAAGATTGAATCTCGTGCTAAAAATGGCCAAAACGATTGCGAACGGCATTTTCGAAAGCAGCCAGCAACGATCCAGGAAACAGGATTGGCCAAAGCTGAATTGGGACCTTGAAGCTGAACAGCCTACGGTTGTGGAATGACGATAGTGTAAAACGCCGGGAGATGATCTCCCGGCGTAATTTTATGCCAAAATGGCAATCCACAACCTTTAAGAGCGTGACATTCAATAGAGCATCCAGAGTTTAGCGGCGAGAGCAAACTAGGATCTCGCGCTTCAAACTCCGATCATATAATGCGAAATCATGACAAGTACAGCTGTAACCAGTATGCCGGGCAGGAGGTTCGCTACCCTGATTTTAGTCAGGCCAATCATGTTCAAACCGATGGCAAAAATCATCACCCCTCCTGTTGCGGTCAGCTCAAGGATGAAGCTGTCCATCAATGCCTGCGGAATCAGCTTATCGATTTGCGTTGCAAATAATGCGATACTTCCCTGATAGATCACGACTGGTATCGCTGAAAAAAGCACCCCAATACCAAGTGTGGTAGTGAGGATTAGTGCCGTGAAGCCGTCAATGATCGCTTTGGTATATAAGACGTCATGGTCGCCTCGGATCCCGCTGTCAAGTGCCCCGATAATCGCCATTGCCCCAATGACAAAAATCAACGTCGCGGTGACAAACCCCTGGGAAATGCTGCCCTCTCCTTTTGAGCCTATCTTACTTTCAAGCCAGTCCCCGACTGCATTCAGCTTATCCTCAAGCTTCCATGCCTCCCCAAGCACTGCACCGATTACCAGACTTAAGATGACGATCAGGAAATTGGCGCTCTTAAAGCCCATCTGCAGGCCCAGCACCATAACGGCAAGCCCGATGGCATGCATGACGGTGGCTTTCATATTTTCAGGTATTTTCGTCAGCAGCCTGCCCAATAAGGTTCCGATGATGATCAATAAACCATTCACCATGGTGCCAAGTAAAAACATATTGTTCACCTATTTTCAGTTTTAGTTATGTAAGGCTTTTTTCGCATTAAGTGTTGCTATGCAACTCCGTGATGAATAGTTGAAAGCAATAAGGGTGGGTGAAAGCAACAAAACGCACGAAAAGCCTATGTAAAAAAAGAAGCCATCAAAATGATAGCTTAGGAATTTTGCTTGTCTAATAATTCAAGGATTCGCTCCAGATCATCTTTAGAGAAAAACTCAATTTCAATTTTCCCCTTGTTTTTTGATTGCTTGATGTTAACCGTGGTGCCAAAGCGTTCACGAAGCGAGGTTTCCCGCTCGCGGATGAATACGTCCTTGGTCACTTTTTCGGTTTTTGTTTCACGTGGAACGACCTCGTTCATTTCCTGGATAAGCTGTTCAAGCTGGCGTACATTCATGCCTTCTTTAAGGATTTTATCGACAAGGACAGAAAGCTTGTCTTTCTTTCTTAAACCAAGAAGCGCACGGCCGTGCCCCATTGAGATTTTTCCTTCTGAAATAAGCTGCTGGATTTTCGGCGGCAGCGACAGCAACCGGATATGGTTTGCCAGGTGCGGCCGGCTTTTGCCCAGTCTTTTCGCCAGCTCTTCCTGTGTGAGCTTCAGCTTCTCAATCAAAGTTTGGTAGGCAATTCCCTCTTCAATCGGATTCAAATCTTCGCGTTGAAGGTTTTCCAGCACCGCAAGCTCCATCATTTGCTGTTCATTCAGCTCACGGACGACTGCCGGTACGGTTTCCAGCTTGGCTTCTTTTGCGGCACGGTAACGCCTTTCCCCTACTACGATTTCATAGCCTTTAATCGTTTTCCTGAGAATGATTGGCTGGAGGATTCCATGCTCCTGAATGGAAAGCTTCAATTCCTCGATCGCTTCTGGTTCAAAAACTTTTCGTGGTTGATATGGATTTGGTCTGATTTCCTTAATGCTTATTTCCTGGACCTTTTCTTCCTTTTCCGCTTCCATATTGAAGAAAGCATTCAATCCCTTACCTAAGCCTTTAGCCATTTGCAACCACTTCCTTTGCAAGATCTAAATAAACCTCTGCTCCGCGGGATTTTGGATCATAAATGATAATGGGCTCTCCATGGCTGGGAGCTTCACTCAGACGGACGTTCCTGGGAATGATCGTCTGGTAAACCTTGTCCTGGAAGTACTTCTTCACTTCCTCAATCACTTGCAGACCAAGATTCGTACGTGCATCCAGCATCGTCAGCAAGACACCTTCAATCTTCAAATCCTGGTTCAAATGCTTCTGCACCAGACGAACCGTATTCAGTAGCTGGCTCAGTCCTTCAAGCGCATAATACTCGCATTGTACAGGAATGATGACCGCATCAGAAGCTGTCAAAGCATTCAGGGTCAATAGTCCAAGTGATGGCGGACAGTCTATGATAATATAATCAAATCGGTCTTTTACTTCCTCAAGAGCCCGCTTCAGGCGAACTTCCCTCGAAATGGTAGGTACAAGCTCAATTTCCGCCCCAGCCAGCTGGATAGTTGCGGGAATCGTATATAGATTCTCAACCGCGGTAGGATGGATTACCTTGCCCGCTTCCACATCATCTACGAGCACATCATAAATGCATTGTTCAACATCCGCTTTTTCTATGCCTACACCGCTCGTCGCATTTCCCTGAGGATCTGTATCGACAAGCAGCACTTTTTTCCCTATGTATGCCAGGCATGCACCGAGATTCACCGATGTCGTCGTCTTGCCGACTCCACCCTTTTGATTCGCAATCGCGATGATTTTTCCCACATTGTCACCTTCTTTCAAACCCATAAAAATCCTATTCAGCTTTTCCAAGCACATACGTAAAATAAGGCTTTTTCCAGCACCACGCCGAAAAAAGCAATCATGTATTCTATTTTATCATGAATTCTGACAGTTGATAGAATTTTTATGAAAAAGTAATACCACTGTGAAAATAGTAAACTAGTATTGGTTTCCAGAGTGTTATCGTTATGTGAACGGGATAAGGGCTTTCTGCTAAAAAACAAAAAAGCAGGAGACAGCTTGTCCCCCACTTTCAATAGTTATTTCTTCTTTGGAATACGGATTGTGAATTGGTAAAACTCTTCAAACTCTTCTTCTTCCGAGTCGAGATTGATGCCGCTGTCAGAAACCATGCTCAGCGATTGGCGGATTGTATTGACGGCAATCCTCATGTCCTTGCTGAATGCTTTCCGCTTTGGTTTTGGTTTTTCTTCCCCTTGACTAAGGAGCTTGACGACACGTTCTTCCGTTTGCTTGACATTGAGGGATTTTTCGATGACCTCAGCCAGCACCTGTACCTGCAATTCAGGGTTTTTCAATGGAATGAGTGAACGTGCATGCCGCTCTGTGATCAATTTATTTAAAAGTGCATCCTGGACTTCCTGGGGAAGCTTCAGCAACCGCAGCTTATTTGCAACTGTCGATTGTCCTTTCCCAAGCCTTTGGGCCAATGCTTCCTGTGTGAGATTATGGATTTCCAGCAATTTCCCATAGGCCATCGCCTCTTCAATCGGTGACAGTTCCTCCCGCTGAAGATTCTCTATCAAAGCCACAGATGCCGTTTCGGAATCAGACAGGTTATTAACGATTGCCGGAACTTCTTCCCACTCAAGCTTTTTCATTGCCCGCCAGCGGCGTTCCCCGGCAATGATTTCAAATCGATCTTGGTCGTATTCCCGTACGACGATTGGCTGGATTACTCCATGTATGTGAATGGTACGGGCCAATTCTTCAATCTTTTCATCATCAAAAACAGTTCTTGGCTGGTATCTGTTTGGAATAATATGGTCAATCGGAATTTTTTTGATTTCTTCGTTTTCTATGTTGTCAAAATCCTCAACCGTTTGTTCTTCCATTTGGTTCGGTTCTTCCACTTGGTTCCGTTCTTTTTCCTTTTCTCCAAGGCCAAAAAAGCGCGAAAAAGAAGGCTTCATCACCCTACACCACCTTTATGAACTCCCTATTACATATTCTCTATAAAAATGACAAGTTCCTGCTTATAGACTCTATTATAAACTAAAATCATTTTTCAAAATAGACCAAAAAGCGTATGCGCATTGATCAGCCCCGACAGGCATAAGACGCCCTGCGAGGAGGCAGTTTCCCAGCCAGGCGACTGCGCTGAATAAACTGCCTTGCAAGCCTTGCGACGCGGCGGCAGCCGTGGGAGCAGCCTCTTCTTCGAAAAGTCCTCCCAAAATGACCCGAGCTGCTCAAAGAAGTATAATCAAGGCTGTAAACTGGCTATGCGCAGAAGCTGGATTAGACAAAAAGCGCAAGCCAGCACGTTTGATATCTGTATTTCGATAAACTCTGCACTCCTGACGGGCGTCAGGGGTGCGCGATCAGGAGCAGCATCGTTATTCTATTGGCGTTTTATTCGGAGTCCCTGGTTTTCTCGGGTACTTCTTAGGTGTTGGCTTTTGTTTGTTTATGATTAAAATATTGCGTTCACTTTTTTCTACTGGCAAAGTGAAAGAATGCGAAGATTCAAGTTTTCCTCCAAGAACGGAGATCGCTTTTTCCCCGGCCTGGAGTTCTTCCCCAGCCTGATTGCCCTTCATGGCGATAAAGGTTCCGCCTACTTTCGCAAGAGGAAGGCAAAGTTCACTCAGTACGGACATTCTTGCGACGGCCCTCGCCATCACCACTTCATATTTTTCACGATATGCCGGGTTTTGCCCGAAAGTTTCTGCGCGGTCATGGATGAAGGTTGTTCCCTCGAGACCCAGTTCCTTGGAAAGCTGTTCAAGAAACGTGATCCGCTTATTCAGGGAATCGACGATCGTGACCCTGATTTCTGGAAAAGCAATTTTTATCGGAATGCTCGGGAAGCCGGCACCGGCTCCAACATCGCACAAATCGAGCGGCTTATTGAAATCAAAATAGAAAGCGGCTGAAACGGAATCATAAAAATGCTTCAAGTACACATCCGGCTTTTCCGTAATCGCAGTTAAATTCATTTTTTCATTCCACTCGACGAGCATTTGGTAATATGTTTCATATTGCTCCATTTGCCTCTGGGAAAGCTCAATCCCCTTTTCAGCGAGCAACGATTTAAATTGATTTGTATTCATAAGCCAACCCTTTCTGATGGTTACTACTTGATCCGTGCAATGCGTCCCTGTTCGAGATACACGAGCAGGATGGAAATATCCGCAGGGTTTACACCTGAGATTCTCGATGCCTGTGCCAAAGTCAATGGCTGGACCTCTTTCAGTTTTTGTCGCGCTTCTGTCGCCAGTCCTGAAATCGCATCATAGTCGATATTTTCCGGGATTTTCTTATCTTCCATCTTCTTCAGCCTCTCAACCTGCTGAAGTGATTTTTCGATATATCCCTCATATTTAATTTGAATTTCTGTTTGTTCTTCTGTGTCGAAATCGAGCTCTCCATCGGCAGGAACGAGCTGCTTGATATGCTCATATGAAACTTCCGGACGCTTCAGGAGGTCTGAAGCACGGATTCCATCTTTCAACTCACTGCCGCCCAGCGAACGGATTAATTCCTGGACCTCAGCTGAAGGTTTGATGATGATGGACTGAAGTCGTTTCTTCTCCGCATCGATTGCCTCTTTTTTCGCCAGGAACTTCTGGTATCGTTCTTCTGTGATCAGACCAATTTCGTAACCCTTTTCGGTTAAGCGAAGATCGGCATTGTCGTGCCGCAGAAGCAGGCGGTACTCCGCTCTCGATGTCAGCAGACGGTACGGTTCATTCGTTCCTTTTGTCACGAGATCATCAATCAATACGCCAATATAGGCATCGGCACGGCTGAGGATGACTTCTTCCTTGTCCAGTGCCTTTCTGCCGGCATTGATTCCGGCCATGATTCCCTGTCCGGCAGCCTCTTCATAACCTGAAGTACCATTGATTTGGCCAGCAGTATAAAGATTTTTGATCAATTTAGTTTCCAATGTCGGCCATAGCTGCGTCGGTACAACCGCATCATACTCAATTGCATAGCCGGCACGCATCATCTGGACTTTCTCAAGACCAGGGATTGTCTGTAGGATTTTGTGCTGGACCTCTTCTGGCAAGCTGGTTGATAGTCCCTGCACATACACTTCCTGAGTGTTCCTTCCTTCTGGCTCAAGGAAAATCTGGTGGCGCGGCTTGTCATTGAAGCGGACGACCTTATCCTCGATGGATGGGCAATAGCGCGGCCCAGTCCCCTTGATCATTCCGGAATACATCGGTGAGCGGTGTAAATTGTCATCAATCAGCTGATGTGTATGCTCATTCGTATATGTCAGCCAGCAAGGAAGCTGATCAGTAATGTATTTCGTCGTTTCATAGGAAAAAGCACGGTGTACATCATCACCAGGCTGTATTTCTGTTTTAGAATAATCAATCGTGTCGCTGTGAACCCGCGGCGGCGTGCCTGTCTTGAAACGGACAAGGTCAAAGCCAAGCTCTTCAAGATGCTCCGAAAGCTTGATCGACGGTTGCTGGTTATTCGGGCCGCTTGAATACTTCAACTCACCAAGGATGATTTCCCCGCGCATATACGTCCCCGTCGTGATGACGACTGTTTTCGCACGGTAAATGGCTCCAGTCTGAGTAATGACCCCTTTACATTCACCATCTTCGACAATCAGGCGCTCCACCATGCCCTGTATCAATGTGAGGTTTTTCTGATTTTCAAGCGTCTTCTTCATTTCATTCTGATAATCAAATTTATCGGCCTGGGCCCGCAATGCACGTACTGCAGGTCCCTTGCCGGTATTAAGCATCCTCATCTGGATGTAGGTTTTATCAATATTGCGTCCCATTTCGCCGCCAAGAGCGTCAATTTCGCGCACAACAATTCCCTTTGCAGGTCCGCCGATTGACGGATTGCACGGCATGAACGCAATCATATCTAGATTGATGGTAATCATCGCTGTTTTTGCACCCATCCGCGCCGGCGCAAGAGCTGCCTCAACACCCGCATGACCGGCACCCACTACAACCACATCAAAATTCCCGGCTTCATAACCCATCCTGCTGCCTCCTTTTATGCTGCTTATAAGCTAGCCACTGTAAAAATCCATAGTCATATTGTTCTATGAAAAATTTTACTGTTTTCCAGTAACGTACTATATAGAAAATTTTCGTGAAATAATTTATTTATTTATTTATTTGTTTTTTAAAATTACTTTCCTAGACAGAACTGGGAAAATAACTGGTCAATCAAGCTTTCATGAACACTTTCACCAATGATTTCGCCAAGAAGCTCCCATGCACGGGTCAAGTCAATCTGGACGATATCGATTGGCGTTCCCATTTCCACGCCGCTGATCGCTTCTTCAATCGAATGAGCAGCCTGGTTGAGCAATGCGATATGGCGGCTGTTGGATACATAAGTCAAATCCCCTGACTCAATCGCACCTGAAAAGAACAAAGTTGAAATCGCTTCTTCAAGCTGGTCCACACCCTGATCTTCCAGCAGCGAGGTCGTAACAAGCGAATATGGCTTCGCAAGCTCCCTCACTTCAACCATATTGATTTTCTGCGGGAGATCGGTTTTGTTGACGATGACAATGACATCCATGCCTTCGACAGCTTTAAAGATGTTCTGATCCTCTTCCGAAAGCTCATCCGAATAGTTCAGAACGAGCAAGATCAAATCCGCTTCTTTCAGAACCTGGCGGGACCGCTCGACACCAATTCGTTCGACGATATCCTCCGTCTCACGGATTCCTGCTGTATCAAGAAGCCTTAATGGAACACCGCGAACATTGACATACTCTTCGATGACATCACGCGTCGTTCCTGGAATATCTGTAACAATCGCCTTATTTTCATGAACAAGGCTATTCAATAAAGAGGATTTACCTACATTAGGCCGGCCTACAATGACAGTGGAAAGCCCTTCCCTGAGGATTTTCCCTTGCTGCGAGGTTTGCAAAAGCTTTTCAAGCTCAGCTTTTACATAGTTCGCTTTTTCCAAAAGCATATGATGCGTCATTTCCTCGACATCGTCATACTCTGGATAGTCGATATTCACTTCGACATGCGCTAGAATTTCGAGAATTTCCTGGCGCAGCTTCTGGATCAGTCTTGAAAGGCGCCCCTCCATCTGGCCAAGTGCCATATTCATCGCCCGATCCGTTTTCGCCCTGATCAAGTCGATGACTGCCTCTGCCTGGGAAAGATCGATCCGTCCATTTAAAAAAGCCCGTTTTGTAAATTCTCCTGGCTCCGCCAGTCTCGCACCCTGATTCAGGACAAGCTGGAGCACACGGTTTACAGAAACAAGACCCCCATGGCAGTTGATTTCGACTACATCTTCTTTAGTGAACGTTTTCGGCCCCCTCATGACGGAGACCATTACTTCTTCAGCAACTTGTCCAGTTTTCGGTTCAATCAGATGGCCATAATGAATCGTATGCGTAGCCGCCTCGCTAAGCCTCTTGCTTCCAACACCTCTGAACAATCGGTCTGCTATTTCGAATGCCTGATCCCCGCTCAAACGGACAATCGCGATCGCACCTTCACCCATCGGCGTAGAGATCGCCGCAATCGTATCAAATTCCACATGCTTCACCCCACTTTTTTTAAAAAAATAATATATATAAAAAGATTGAAGTTTGTTTTCTACAAATTACTAGAATAACACATCAGTTTAGCGAAAAAAAGAAAGGAATTTTCTCTATCGCCAAATTATCCACAACAAATAAAATAAACTCTTTTAATTTTAACTTATCCACATGTGAATAACAATAAAACCAGGCGAGGAAATTTTGCATTGTGGAAAAACTCACGGGGAAATTCATAAGGATTTTCTGCCATTCGAAAAACTGGTAAAAACCGCGGCAAATTTCCAAGTCGCCAATAAAAACTGATTTTCGCCAGAAAACAGCTCATAATCGCCAATATAATTAAATTTTCGCCAATAAACATATTAGGCAGATCATAATCGTGATCTAAACATGATTATTCAAGTCAGATTAAGCTGCCAGGGTTCATTTTTTCATAAAATAACAACAAAAAAACCCGAACCTGGACCAGGTTCGGGTTACATTTCTTTATTTAGACGGTGCGATCACAATATGCCTGTGCGGCTCTGTGCCGTCTGAAAAAGTTTTGATTTTCTTGTTTGACATCAATGCAGTATGAATCACTTTGCGTTCATACGAAGGCATCGGTTCAAGCGCGACGTTTTGTCCGGTTCTTACTGCTTTTTGTGCCAGGCGTTCAGCCAGCTGGACGAGTGTATCGTTCCGGCGCTGACGGTAATCCTCCGCATCAAGTACCACAGTAGCGTACTGATCAGAATATCGGTTTACCACGAGCTGCGTTAAAAATTGCAGCGAATTCAGTGTTTGGCCTCTTTTTCCGATCAGCAAAGCGATTTTTTCACCTGACATCGTCAATAGGACTGTTTTTCCTTCTTTTTTCACATCCACGTCAATGGATGCACCCATTTTTTCGCCAACCGATTTCAAATAATTTACGGCTTCTTCAACAGCATCGA belongs to Mesobacillus sp. AQ2 and includes:
- the mnmG gene encoding tRNA uridine-5-carboxymethylaminomethyl(34) synthesis enzyme MnmG; translation: MGYEAGNFDVVVVGAGHAGVEAALAPARMGAKTAMITINLDMIAFMPCNPSIGGPAKGIVVREIDALGGEMGRNIDKTYIQMRMLNTGKGPAVRALRAQADKFDYQNEMKKTLENQKNLTLIQGMVERLIVEDGECKGVITQTGAIYRAKTVVITTGTYMRGEIILGELKYSSGPNNQQPSIKLSEHLEELGFDLVRFKTGTPPRVHSDTIDYSKTEIQPGDDVHRAFSYETTKYITDQLPCWLTYTNEHTHQLIDDNLHRSPMYSGMIKGTGPRYCPSIEDKVVRFNDKPRHQIFLEPEGRNTQEVYVQGLSTSLPEEVQHKILQTIPGLEKVQMMRAGYAIEYDAVVPTQLWPTLETKLIKNLYTAGQINGTSGYEEAAGQGIMAGINAGRKALDKEEVILSRADAYIGVLIDDLVTKGTNEPYRLLTSRAEYRLLLRHDNADLRLTEKGYEIGLITEERYQKFLAKKEAIDAEKKRLQSIIIKPSAEVQELIRSLGGSELKDGIRASDLLKRPEVSYEHIKQLVPADGELDFDTEEQTEIQIKYEGYIEKSLQQVERLKKMEDKKIPENIDYDAISGLATEARQKLKEVQPLTLAQASRISGVNPADISILLVYLEQGRIARIK
- the rsmG gene encoding 16S rRNA (guanine(527)-N(7))-methyltransferase RsmG; translation: MNTNQFKSLLAEKGIELSQRQMEQYETYYQMLVEWNEKMNLTAITEKPDVYLKHFYDSVSAAFYFDFNKPLDLCDVGAGAGFPSIPIKIAFPEIRVTIVDSLNKRITFLEQLSKELGLEGTTFIHDRAETFGQNPAYREKYEVVMARAVARMSVLSELCLPLAKVGGTFIAMKGNQAGEELQAGEKAISVLGGKLESSHSFTLPVEKSERNILIINKQKPTPKKYPRKPGTPNKTPIE
- the mnmE gene encoding tRNA uridine-5-carboxymethylaminomethyl(34) synthesis GTPase MnmE codes for the protein MEFDTIAAISTPMGEGAIAIVRLSGDQAFEIADRLFRGVGSKRLSEAATHTIHYGHLIEPKTGQVAEEVMVSVMRGPKTFTKEDVVEINCHGGLVSVNRVLQLVLNQGARLAEPGEFTKRAFLNGRIDLSQAEAVIDLIRAKTDRAMNMALGQMEGRLSRLIQKLRQEILEILAHVEVNIDYPEYDDVEEMTHHMLLEKANYVKAELEKLLQTSQQGKILREGLSTVIVGRPNVGKSSLLNSLVHENKAIVTDIPGTTRDVIEEYVNVRGVPLRLLDTAGIRETEDIVERIGVERSRQVLKEADLILLVLNYSDELSEEDQNIFKAVEGMDVIVIVNKTDLPQKINMVEVRELAKPYSLVTTSLLEDQGVDQLEEAISTLFFSGAIESGDLTYVSNSRHIALLNQAAHSIEEAISGVEMGTPIDIVQIDLTRAWELLGEIIGESVHESLIDQLFSQFCLGK
- the noc gene encoding nucleoid occlusion protein, translated to MKPSFSRFFGLGEKEKERNQVEEPNQMEEQTVEDFDNIENEEIKKIPIDHIIPNRYQPRTVFDDEKIEELARTIHIHGVIQPIVVREYDQDRFEIIAGERRWRAMKKLEWEEVPAIVNNLSDSETASVALIENLQREELSPIEEAMAYGKLLEIHNLTQEALAQRLGKGQSTVANKLRLLKLPQEVQDALLNKLITERHARSLIPLKNPELQVQVLAEVIEKSLNVKQTEERVVKLLSQGEEKPKPKRKAFSKDMRIAVNTIRQSLSMVSDSGINLDSEEEEFEEFYQFTIRIPKKK
- a CDS encoding AAA family ATPase produces the protein MGKIIAIANQKGGVGKTTTSVNLGACLAYIGKKVLLVDTDPQGNATSGVGIEKADVEQCIYDVLVDDVEAGKVIHPTAVENLYTIPATIQLAGAEIELVPTISREVRLKRALEEVKDRFDYIIIDCPPSLGLLTLNALTASDAVIIPVQCEYYALEGLSQLLNTVRLVQKHLNQDLKIEGVLLTMLDARTNLGLQVIEEVKKYFQDKVYQTIIPRNVRLSEAPSHGEPIIIYDPKSRGAEVYLDLAKEVVANG